A genomic region of Myxococcales bacterium contains the following coding sequences:
- a CDS encoding FHA domain-containing protein, which translates to MSGSKSPGSKALGSKAPDSESGSDVSRDSERTETSSPRRAETISIGGVAPARSESQRTIMPVSIRKHAYLSIVGGSRKYAEVELESDITTIGRGPDVDFVLEEPSASRQHVSITRTAAGHVLRDLGSTNGTYLMGVLNDEERFLEDDDCFRIGGTEIVYHAARRGD; encoded by the coding sequence ATGTCTGGTTCGAAATCGCCTGGTTCAAAGGCGCTTGGTTCAAAGGCGCCCGATTCAGAGTCTGGTTCAGACGTCTCTCGGGATTCGGAGCGAACGGAAACCTCCTCGCCCCGGCGCGCCGAGACCATCTCCATCGGCGGTGTTGCTCCGGCACGCAGTGAAAGTCAGCGAACAATCATGCCGGTTTCGATTCGCAAGCACGCGTATCTCAGTATTGTGGGCGGTTCTCGGAAGTACGCCGAAGTCGAGTTGGAGAGCGACATCACGACAATTGGCCGCGGACCCGACGTAGACTTCGTACTGGAAGAACCATCTGCCAGCCGACAGCATGTATCGATCACCAGGACTGCTGCAGGCCACGTCCTGCGCGACCTCGGCAGCACCAACGGCACCTACCTGATGGGCGTGCTCAACGACGAAGAGCGGTTCCTCGAAGACGACGATTGCTTCAGGATTGGTGGAACCGAAATCGTGTACCACGCCGCGCGCCGCGGCGACTGA
- a CDS encoding cyclic nucleotide-binding domain-containing protein yields MNSSSLDRLHLFNLQSEAKAELLETSRWADQFGFSELEALSIPRRVYRAEAGDLVVAEGELEAFLCLVIRGAVEIVKLDSNGLSKSLARIGPGKTFGEMALIDGRPRSATVRAVSESTLMILDPEGLASLSDDKPRLALQFVLMIARDLSARLRRTSGMLVDYIGSGA; encoded by the coding sequence ATGAACTCGAGCTCCCTAGATCGACTGCACTTGTTCAATCTCCAATCCGAGGCGAAAGCGGAATTGCTCGAGACGTCCCGCTGGGCAGATCAGTTTGGTTTCTCGGAGCTGGAAGCACTCTCGATACCCAGGCGAGTGTACCGCGCCGAGGCAGGTGATCTCGTGGTTGCCGAGGGCGAACTGGAAGCGTTTCTGTGTTTGGTGATCCGCGGCGCGGTCGAGATCGTCAAGCTGGATTCGAACGGCTTGAGCAAGTCCCTCGCGCGGATCGGACCGGGGAAGACTTTTGGCGAAATGGCATTGATCGACGGGCGGCCACGCTCCGCCACGGTCCGGGCTGTCAGTGAATCGACCCTGATGATCCTCGACCCGGAGGGTCTCGCGAGCTTGAGCGACGACAAACCTCGCCTCGCCCTGCAGTTCGTGTTGATGATTGCCAGGGATTTGAGCGCTCGTCTGCGCCGCACCAGTGGCATGCTGGTGGACTACATCGGCTCCGGAGCGTAA
- a CDS encoding EAL domain-containing protein, translating to MLGSTKNPYSLTSGDPDRGTFVSYFLGAVIPLAALGYMIGRYTALNAGALSEGLGFAPLDPAQLLGLFIGISCLSLACFFLLRKLVKHSIEVNRQLAQFDSLTGLPNRRLFRDRAEQARLHARRERTLFAICFLDLDAFKRVNDTLGHTVGDALLCEVAKRLVGIVRFSDTITHADNNDSQLGVARLGGDEFTLLLSGISDAHGADRAARRVLEALRAPFDVAGRELVVTASLGISIYPTDGEDVETLLKNADTAMYCAKELGRNNLKFYSGSMNTESERKLDLEERLRKASSRNELSVSYQPVRDAETGRVIAAEALVRWKNAELGPISPEEFIPIAEDAGMIDSLGEWVLRTACAQARAWQDDGFRPIRMAVNVSGHQVRKSNFVEMVREALQETGLSAAQLDLEITESTIMQEDKLIDAAFEELDNMGIGLTLDDFGTGYSSLTYLRRFPITRVKIDRSFVEGIPENAENLAVSGAIISMAHHLLMSVVGEGVETEEQAQSLRELGCEELQGFLFSPPVPAPEFLQFLDREKE from the coding sequence ATGCTCGGTTCCACGAAGAACCCGTATTCGCTGACCTCCGGCGATCCGGACCGCGGAACATTCGTCTCTTATTTTTTGGGCGCGGTCATTCCTCTCGCCGCCCTGGGCTACATGATCGGTCGCTACACGGCCTTGAACGCCGGAGCACTGAGCGAAGGTCTGGGCTTTGCCCCTCTGGACCCCGCGCAACTTCTCGGACTGTTCATAGGCATTTCGTGTTTGTCCTTGGCGTGTTTTTTCCTGCTCCGAAAGCTCGTCAAGCATTCCATTGAAGTGAATCGTCAGCTCGCTCAATTCGATTCGCTAACGGGCCTGCCAAACCGTCGTCTGTTCAGGGATCGAGCCGAGCAGGCTCGGCTTCATGCCCGTCGAGAGCGCACGCTCTTCGCCATCTGCTTTCTCGACCTCGATGCATTCAAACGCGTAAACGACACACTCGGCCACACCGTGGGCGACGCACTTCTGTGTGAAGTGGCGAAACGATTGGTGGGCATCGTACGTTTTAGCGACACGATTACCCACGCGGATAATAACGACTCGCAGCTGGGTGTTGCTCGCCTTGGGGGCGACGAATTCACGCTTCTACTCAGCGGGATCTCTGACGCCCACGGCGCAGACCGCGCAGCGCGACGCGTGCTCGAAGCGCTGCGCGCTCCTTTCGATGTGGCGGGCCGCGAACTCGTTGTTACCGCAAGCCTCGGCATCTCGATTTATCCCACAGACGGAGAGGACGTCGAAACACTGCTAAAAAACGCGGACACCGCGATGTACTGCGCCAAGGAACTGGGGCGCAACAATCTCAAGTTCTACTCGGGGTCGATGAACACCGAGTCCGAAAGAAAGCTCGACCTCGAGGAACGACTGCGCAAGGCATCGTCTCGCAACGAATTATCCGTGAGCTACCAACCGGTGCGAGATGCTGAAACCGGCCGAGTCATTGCGGCCGAAGCTCTGGTCCGCTGGAAAAACGCCGAACTCGGGCCGATCTCCCCAGAAGAATTCATTCCAATCGCGGAGGACGCGGGCATGATCGATTCGCTCGGCGAGTGGGTACTCCGTACAGCCTGCGCGCAGGCTCGCGCCTGGCAGGACGACGGCTTCCGGCCCATCCGCATGGCGGTGAACGTGTCCGGCCATCAGGTCCGGAAGTCGAACTTCGTGGAAATGGTGCGAGAGGCCCTGCAAGAGACTGGATTGAGCGCTGCGCAACTCGATCTCGAGATCACGGAAAGCACGATCATGCAGGAGGACAAGCTGATCGATGCTGCGTTCGAGGAACTGGACAACATGGGAATCGGCCTCACGCTGGACGATTTTGGCACTGGGTATTCATCGCTCACGTATCTCAGGCGATTCCCGATTACTCGCGTGAAGATCGATCGCTCGTTCGTTGAGGGAATCCCGGAAAACGCTGAGAACTTGGCCGTCAGCGGGGCCATCATTTCGATGGCGCACCATCTTCTGATGTCGGTGGTTGGAGAGGGTGTGGAAACCGAGGAGCAGGCGCAGTCACTTCGCGAACTCGGATGCGAAGAACTTCAAGGTTTTCTCTTCAGTCCGCCAGTTCCCGCTCCCGAATTTCTTCAGTTCTTGGATCGAGAAAAAGAATAG